A DNA window from Chryseobacterium sp. MEBOG06 contains the following coding sequences:
- the polA gene encoding DNA polymerase I encodes MDATQDKRLFLIDAYAMIFRGYYALIRNPRLTSKGLDTSAIFGFTNSLIELIRREKPTHLAVVFDVGRASVRTDDFADYKANRSETPEAIKIAVPYIHRILEAMHIPILGVEGYEADDVIGTIACKAEKEDYITYMVTPDKDFAQLVTDKIKIYKPGLKGGDIEILGVEEVKAKYEIEDPKQVIDYLAMMGDAVDNIPGLEGVGEKTAMKFLKEFGNIETLLANTDKLKGKMKEKVEASAERGILSKKLATIICDAPVEFHQEQYDLETPDFEKVKEVFEEIEFRRLYENLYRAFAPAATATVVVSEVEVKQTPAGTDVKGQAVQLDLFANFEELDQATSTKSTIEQNDHLYQFIDNPKAQKKLVDNLLKQRAVCFDTETTSLNELEAELVGMSFSYKKGLAYYIPLSEDRENVLQTLEIFRPFFEKEDLLKIAHNLKFDYKILKQYDITVKGAMFDTMIAHYLLNPDGRHGMDYLSEVYLNYKPVSIETIIGKKGKKQGTFRDADVRTQTNYAAEDADVTFQLYELFAPQLKKENLEELFFNIEMPLMEVLAKMELTGISLDEKWLAQESIDLENDLRQLEAKIFELSEEEFNMNSPKQLGEILFEKMQLDPKAKKTKTGQYATSEDVLQKLSSKHEIIKHILEYRTYQKLKSTYVDALPSQIDKHDNRVHTNFSQTTAATGRLASVNPNLQNIPIRTLRGQQIRGAFVSGEGKKIISADYSQIELRLIAEISGEDNMIKAFQNGEDIHASTAAKLFKIPLEEVSKTQRSQAKTVNFGIIYGQGAFALAEQTGLSRTEAKQMIEAYFETYPKLKEYMAGQVSKAREIGYVETILGRKRHLKDINSNNFVVRGHAERNAVNAPVQGSAADIVKIAMIKIDRELEEQQLKTKMLLQVHDELVFESPADEVEAASKLIKTEMESALKTQVPLLVEIGVGDNWLEAH; translated from the coding sequence ATGGACGCAACACAAGATAAAAGGCTGTTTCTCATCGATGCCTATGCGATGATTTTCAGAGGATATTACGCATTGATCAGGAATCCCAGATTAACAAGTAAAGGATTGGATACCTCTGCTATTTTCGGGTTTACAAACTCCCTGATTGAATTGATCAGAAGAGAAAAACCAACTCATCTGGCTGTGGTTTTTGATGTAGGAAGGGCAAGTGTAAGAACTGATGATTTTGCGGATTACAAAGCCAATAGAAGTGAAACTCCTGAAGCCATTAAAATTGCTGTTCCATATATTCACAGAATTCTTGAAGCTATGCATATTCCAATTCTTGGAGTGGAAGGCTATGAAGCAGATGATGTAATAGGTACTATTGCTTGCAAAGCAGAGAAAGAAGATTATATTACCTACATGGTAACTCCGGATAAAGATTTTGCACAGCTGGTTACAGATAAAATTAAAATCTATAAACCAGGCTTAAAAGGTGGAGATATAGAAATTTTGGGAGTAGAAGAAGTAAAAGCAAAGTATGAAATTGAAGACCCTAAACAGGTTATTGATTATCTTGCGATGATGGGAGATGCAGTAGATAATATCCCTGGACTGGAAGGTGTAGGAGAAAAAACTGCTATGAAATTCCTTAAAGAATTCGGGAATATTGAAACGTTGTTAGCCAATACCGATAAGCTGAAAGGAAAAATGAAAGAAAAAGTAGAAGCTTCAGCAGAACGTGGTATTCTGTCTAAAAAATTAGCAACCATTATCTGTGATGCACCCGTAGAATTTCATCAGGAACAATATGATCTTGAAACTCCCGATTTTGAAAAAGTAAAAGAAGTTTTTGAAGAAATAGAATTCAGAAGACTTTATGAAAACCTTTACAGAGCTTTTGCTCCGGCAGCTACTGCAACTGTTGTCGTAAGCGAAGTTGAAGTAAAACAGACCCCGGCAGGAACAGACGTAAAGGGGCAGGCAGTGCAGCTAGATCTATTTGCCAATTTCGAAGAACTGGATCAGGCTACTTCTACAAAATCTACCATAGAACAGAATGATCATCTTTATCAGTTTATAGACAATCCTAAGGCTCAGAAAAAACTGGTGGATAATCTGTTGAAACAAAGAGCTGTTTGTTTTGATACAGAAACCACCTCACTGAATGAGCTGGAAGCAGAACTGGTAGGAATGAGTTTTTCCTATAAAAAAGGACTTGCCTATTATATTCCTTTATCAGAAGACAGAGAGAATGTATTACAAACTCTGGAGATTTTCAGACCGTTTTTTGAAAAAGAAGACCTTCTGAAAATTGCTCATAATTTAAAATTCGATTATAAAATATTAAAACAGTACGACATTACCGTAAAAGGAGCGATGTTTGATACTATGATTGCCCATTACTTGCTGAATCCTGACGGAAGACACGGGATGGACTACCTTTCAGAAGTATATCTGAATTATAAACCGGTGTCTATAGAAACCATTATCGGGAAAAAAGGAAAAAAACAGGGAACATTCAGAGATGCAGACGTTAGAACACAGACTAACTATGCTGCTGAAGATGCAGACGTAACGTTCCAGCTATATGAATTGTTTGCCCCGCAGCTGAAAAAAGAAAACCTTGAAGAGCTTTTCTTCAATATTGAAATGCCTCTGATGGAAGTACTGGCGAAAATGGAACTCACCGGAATTTCTCTGGATGAAAAATGGCTGGCGCAGGAAAGTATTGACCTTGAAAACGATCTTAGACAGCTGGAAGCTAAGATTTTTGAACTTTCTGAAGAAGAATTTAACATGAACTCACCAAAACAATTAGGTGAAATTCTGTTTGAAAAAATGCAGCTTGATCCAAAAGCAAAAAAAACAAAAACAGGACAATATGCAACCTCAGAAGACGTCCTTCAGAAGCTGTCTTCAAAACATGAGATTATCAAACATATCCTGGAATACAGAACCTATCAGAAACTGAAATCAACCTATGTAGATGCTTTGCCTTCACAGATTGACAAGCATGATAACAGGGTACATACCAATTTCTCACAAACCACAGCCGCTACAGGACGTCTGGCAAGTGTAAACCCGAATCTTCAGAATATCCCGATCAGAACATTGAGAGGGCAGCAGATCCGTGGAGCTTTTGTTTCAGGAGAAGGAAAAAAAATTATCTCTGCCGATTATTCACAAATTGAACTTCGTCTGATTGCTGAAATCTCAGGAGAAGATAATATGATCAAAGCCTTCCAGAACGGAGAAGATATTCACGCTTCTACAGCTGCAAAACTATTTAAAATTCCTTTGGAAGAAGTTTCAAAGACCCAGAGAAGCCAAGCTAAAACCGTAAACTTCGGAATCATCTACGGACAGGGTGCTTTTGCTTTGGCAGAGCAGACCGGCTTATCCCGTACAGAAGCTAAGCAGATGATCGAAGCCTATTTTGAAACTTACCCAAAACTGAAAGAATATATGGCTGGGCAGGTAAGTAAAGCTCGTGAAATAGGATACGTAGAAACCATTTTAGGTAGAAAACGTCACTTAAAAGACATTAATTCCAATAATTTTGTAGTAAGAGGTCATGCAGAAAGAAATGCTGTAAATGCTCCGGTGCAGGGAAGTGCCGCAGATATTGTGAAAATTGCTATGATCAAAATAGACAGAGAACTTGAAGAACAGCAGTTGAAAACTAAAATGCTGCTTCAGGTACATGACGAATTGGTCTTTGAATCTCCGGCAGATGAGGTAGAAGCCGCTTCAAAATTAATTAAAACCGAAATGGAAAGTGCCTTAAAAACACAAGTCCCGTTATTGGTAGAAATTGGAGTAGGAGATAACTGGCTGGAAGCCCATTAA
- a CDS encoding type VI secretion system Vgr family protein: MFQDDKKIKIESPGNATKAGKGHIKNVAEKAEGKISNVGEKTKKTVKTGQQTVSSVQSADMFMNQTLVPNTASIVENKVWAKQPTSKIHNVEAIAESFITGINRVVKLEVVIEGQIIKYFKHFKLVQSAAKHHEFSLTLAHDTLGSAENHNLEEAQNFLGKRITIVFKYKDIPNGAERNFVGVVTEVGFSQEKGSLGNIVLKGYSPTVLLDAAPHIQSFGGSQPVSLNSIADHVIREGLGQNKFDFRVDAQHGNVSYSSQYEETHYNYLARMAEAYGEQFYYDGEVLHFGKLPPQEKPVKLTYGSSVSDISIKMKAQHVSPSFYGYNSSKNEKLTAGSSKINHTSDIARRAYEISEKTFTTPSLRVAPIKASSFMDIDASQKGTAGSKASEVFITSGTTTVPFLYPGCPADIEMRKADSNETSYFTKLMIIEVTHEVDARGYYDGKFEAIAADTGFIPRPEFENPRADAQFAKVISNTDPLNQGRVRVQFDWQKGQDTTEFIRVMTPDAGSSKKVNKNRGFMAIPEVGDQVIINFVHQHPDRPFVMGGMFHGRVGAGGGVGNNIKSLSSRSGNKLELNDGEGSVYLTDQGGANMKFDGAGNATTNANSNHTVNAGSKNTINVGGKKDAPPQCILEMDSAGNITLDGKTSLTITIGESILKMLADGTVTLNGKNVKMESTETFDISSKDSTFKATNNTEVGGGVLTKVTGITLQLFGSFLAELKAAVTKINS; the protein is encoded by the coding sequence ATGTTTCAGGATGACAAGAAAATTAAAATAGAAAGCCCCGGCAATGCTACAAAAGCAGGCAAGGGGCATATTAAGAATGTTGCAGAAAAAGCTGAAGGAAAAATAAGTAATGTTGGCGAAAAAACAAAAAAAACGGTAAAAACTGGCCAGCAGACTGTAAGTTCTGTACAAAGTGCAGATATGTTTATGAATCAGACTTTGGTTCCTAATACAGCATCTATTGTTGAAAATAAAGTATGGGCAAAACAGCCCACCTCAAAAATACATAATGTAGAAGCCATTGCTGAAAGTTTTATTACCGGAATTAACCGTGTCGTAAAACTCGAAGTGGTTATTGAAGGTCAGATTATTAAGTATTTTAAACATTTTAAATTGGTACAAAGTGCCGCAAAGCACCATGAGTTCAGTTTGACACTGGCTCACGATACATTGGGAAGCGCGGAAAATCATAATTTAGAAGAGGCTCAGAATTTTTTGGGAAAAAGAATTACTATAGTTTTCAAATATAAAGATATTCCTAATGGCGCTGAGCGAAACTTTGTGGGAGTCGTTACAGAAGTCGGGTTCAGTCAGGAAAAAGGTAGTTTGGGAAATATAGTTCTTAAAGGATACAGCCCAACAGTACTTTTAGATGCAGCACCCCACATTCAGAGTTTTGGGGGAAGTCAGCCTGTGAGCTTAAACAGTATTGCAGATCATGTGATCAGAGAAGGGCTGGGGCAGAATAAATTTGACTTTAGGGTAGACGCCCAGCACGGAAATGTTTCCTACAGTTCCCAATATGAAGAAACCCATTATAATTATCTTGCCAGAATGGCGGAAGCGTATGGAGAGCAATTCTACTATGATGGGGAGGTTCTGCATTTTGGAAAACTGCCGCCTCAGGAGAAACCTGTGAAACTTACTTACGGCAGTAGTGTAAGCGATATTTCAATTAAAATGAAAGCACAGCATGTAAGCCCTAGTTTTTATGGATATAACAGCAGCAAAAATGAAAAGCTTACAGCCGGAAGTTCAAAAATCAATCATACATCAGATATTGCGCGGCGTGCGTATGAAATATCAGAAAAAACCTTTACAACCCCTTCATTAAGAGTAGCCCCAATCAAGGCATCATCTTTTATGGATATTGATGCTTCTCAGAAAGGAACTGCCGGAAGTAAAGCATCTGAAGTTTTTATTACTTCAGGAACTACTACTGTCCCTTTCTTATATCCGGGCTGTCCTGCAGATATAGAAATGCGTAAAGCTGACAGTAATGAGACTTCTTATTTTACCAAACTGATGATTATTGAAGTTACGCATGAAGTAGATGCCAGAGGATATTATGATGGGAAATTTGAAGCTATTGCTGCAGATACAGGATTTATTCCACGTCCGGAATTTGAAAATCCAAGAGCAGATGCTCAATTTGCCAAGGTGATTTCCAATACAGACCCTTTAAATCAGGGAAGAGTCCGTGTTCAGTTTGATTGGCAAAAAGGGCAGGACACAACGGAATTTATCCGGGTAATGACACCTGACGCGGGAAGCAGTAAAAAGGTGAATAAGAACAGAGGCTTTATGGCTATTCCTGAAGTAGGAGATCAGGTTATCATTAATTTTGTACATCAGCATCCTGATCGTCCCTTTGTGATGGGGGGAATGTTCCATGGTCGGGTAGGTGCAGGTGGTGGAGTCGGAAATAATATAAAAAGCCTCAGTAGCCGTAGTGGGAATAAGTTAGAGCTTAATGACGGGGAAGGTTCTGTATATCTTACAGACCAGGGAGGTGCAAATATGAAATTTGACGGTGCCGGAAATGCGACCACTAATGCCAATTCGAATCATACTGTAAATGCCGGAAGTAAAAATACCATTAATGTTGGGGGAAAAAAAGATGCGCCTCCACAATGTATTTTGGAAATGGACAGTGCCGGAAATATTACGCTAGATGGTAAAACAAGTTTAACCATTACGATTGGCGAGAGTATTTTAAAGATGTTGGCAGATGGTACCGTGACTTTAAATGGTAAAAATGTGAAAATGGAAAGTACTGAAACTTTTGATATCTCTTCAAAAGATTCTACCTTTAAAGCAACTAATAATACAGAAGTAGGAGGTGGTGTGCTTACTAAAGTGACGGGGATAACCCTTCAGCTGTTTGGTAGTTTCCTTGCAGAATTAAAAGCCGCTGTAACAAAAATAAATAGTTAA
- a CDS encoding MgtC/SapB family protein, whose translation MDFLQDHYIVKNDLFLIFISVILGLLIGAEREYRNKSAGLRTFILVCFGACLFTVLSIKIGVANPDRLAANIITGIGFLGAGVIFKGENKIEGITTATTIWATASIGMAVGSGYVYLSLLGTALVLIVLSALTYLQTFIDNYHKVREYRVTVTNSADISYCENIFKEHHLKYLMLKQQYTQGSLAVTWTVTGKNTYHEEVIRRLVADPKIIAYQF comes from the coding sequence ATGGATTTTCTTCAGGACCACTATATCGTTAAAAACGATTTGTTTTTGATATTTATTTCTGTTATTCTGGGACTGCTGATTGGTGCTGAACGTGAATACCGCAATAAATCTGCAGGGCTGCGGACTTTTATTCTAGTCTGCTTTGGAGCCTGCCTCTTTACCGTTCTTTCCATTAAAATAGGAGTCGCTAATCCGGATCGTCTTGCTGCGAATATTATTACAGGAATTGGCTTTTTGGGAGCAGGTGTAATATTTAAAGGAGAAAATAAAATTGAAGGAATTACAACAGCAACTACAATCTGGGCAACTGCCTCTATAGGAATGGCTGTAGGTTCCGGATATGTATATCTTTCACTTCTGGGAACAGCTTTAGTGCTTATCGTTTTGAGTGCGCTTACCTATCTGCAGACTTTTATAGATAACTATCATAAAGTAAGAGAATATAGAGTAACAGTTACCAATTCAGCAGACATCAGCTACTGTGAGAACATCTTTAAAGAACATCATTTGAAGTATTTAATGCTTAAACAGCAATATACACAGGGAAGCTTAGCCGTAACCTGGACTGTTACAGGGAAAAATACCTATCATGAAGAGGTAATCAGACGATTGGTAGCTGATCCGAAAATCATAGCTTATCAATTCTAA
- a CDS encoding PAAR domain-containing protein, whose translation MGKLAARALVDQGAHTGPITAGSFNVLIGGKPAARKGDPITCSSHGVASIVEGSSSVFINGVAAARMGDKTSCGTPPQPPPAGPTGAPVDNHFWSIIPKDKLNSDGTIDHKLKDNMSLKVFEAYANREDKTKDGSYDYGTLGFTVFEMNVKGDYEPLGKGNGGIGGSGGFSKYKGELKGGIYGSNGLYGAEGEGKASMMSGNAEVHLGKEGVLYHKSEVKGDIAYIEGKAEAKVLTGGSDNRYGFQAELSGDMGAAKADYEGQSDFFGVLKTKAKVGLSGGSGALGGKGGMYYDTDDYELGVNVGGKVAALVGLKLDLEVTLSAKPIINGIKNLKEWMFPSVIEGKILTGCATVIIG comes from the coding sequence ATGGGAAAACTGGCTGCACGGGCACTTGTAGATCAGGGGGCTCATACCGGACCTATAACTGCCGGAAGTTTTAATGTGTTAATCGGAGGAAAACCGGCTGCTAGAAAAGGAGATCCCATTACTTGTTCCTCTCACGGAGTCGCGAGTATTGTAGAGGGATCGTCATCTGTATTTATCAATGGAGTAGCTGCTGCAAGAATGGGTGATAAAACAAGCTGCGGTACACCACCACAACCACCCCCGGCAGGACCTACAGGAGCTCCGGTGGATAATCATTTCTGGAGCATTATCCCTAAAGATAAACTTAATAGCGACGGAACTATTGATCATAAATTAAAAGATAATATGTCATTAAAAGTCTTTGAAGCCTATGCCAATAGAGAAGATAAGACGAAAGACGGGAGTTATGATTACGGAACTTTAGGCTTTACCGTATTTGAGATGAATGTTAAAGGAGACTATGAACCTTTAGGAAAAGGAAACGGGGGAATAGGAGGAAGCGGAGGATTTTCAAAATATAAAGGAGAGCTGAAAGGTGGAATCTATGGAAGTAATGGATTATACGGTGCTGAGGGAGAAGGAAAAGCTTCGATGATGTCCGGAAATGCAGAAGTTCACTTAGGTAAAGAAGGTGTTCTTTATCATAAAAGTGAAGTAAAAGGTGACATCGCCTATATCGAAGGAAAAGCTGAAGCTAAGGTTTTAACCGGAGGATCTGACAACAGATATGGCTTTCAGGCAGAATTATCCGGAGATATGGGAGCTGCTAAAGCAGATTATGAAGGGCAGTCTGATTTCTTTGGTGTTTTAAAAACAAAAGCTAAAGTAGGACTTTCAGGAGGCTCAGGTGCACTTGGAGGTAAAGGAGGAATGTATTATGATACCGATGACTATGAATTGGGAGTAAATGTGGGAGGTAAAGTTGCCGCTTTAGTAGGTCTTAAGTTAGACCTCGAAGTCACTTTAAGTGCTAAGCCTATCATTAATGGAATAAAAAATTTAAAAGAATGGATGTTTCCTTCCGTGATTGAAGGAAAAATTTTAACTGGTTGCGCAACCGTAATAATTGGATAA
- the tssD gene encoding type VI secretion system tube protein TssD, which produces MAERNSRGILKFNGGEGQKLLKMNYSVSRSTDVSGRVASDPSNALIKVTVEATEKSDILESLLNGKYKPTKGEITFNKSHEEGTLITLNWENGYVIQHEVDFDAIDSNSMLISFVISAETIDYGTSQYAGLWPSSGK; this is translated from the coding sequence ATGGCAGAAAGAAATTCAAGAGGAATCTTAAAATTCAACGGAGGAGAAGGGCAGAAACTGTTAAAAATGAATTACAGTGTATCAAGATCTACAGACGTTTCAGGACGTGTAGCATCAGATCCTTCCAACGCATTAATCAAAGTTACTGTAGAAGCTACTGAAAAATCAGACATTCTTGAAAGCTTATTGAACGGAAAGTATAAGCCGACAAAAGGAGAAATTACCTTCAACAAATCTCACGAAGAAGGTACTTTAATTACTTTGAACTGGGAAAACGGATACGTTATCCAGCATGAAGTAGACTTTGATGCAATAGACAGCAACAGTATGCTGATCAGCTTTGTAATCAGTGCTGAAACTATTGACTACGGTACTTCTCAGTACGCTGGATTATGGCCTTCATCAGGTAAATAA
- a CDS encoding copper resistance protein NlpE translates to MMKSKVLIAGIGVSLFLSSCTKNEKAGKPTVSVADSATVVEPPPSDSITKATPTAAGDTSENALDWAGTYDATVPCADCPGIKTLLTLNNDRTFSITEEYIDRNSKNQDKGPFTWDNTGSIITLKGKTANYQYKVGENILIQLDMDGKEINGPNQDLYIFKKK, encoded by the coding sequence ATGATGAAAAGCAAAGTGCTTATTGCCGGAATTGGGGTATCTTTATTTTTGTCCTCTTGTACTAAGAATGAAAAAGCAGGTAAACCCACCGTCTCTGTAGCTGATTCAGCTACAGTGGTTGAACCCCCACCATCAGACAGTATAACAAAGGCTACTCCCACTGCTGCAGGTGATACTTCTGAGAATGCGCTGGACTGGGCCGGTACTTATGACGCAACGGTTCCTTGTGCTGACTGCCCTGGAATAAAGACTTTATTAACGTTGAATAACGATAGAACCTTCAGTATTACTGAGGAATATATTGACAGAAATTCAAAAAATCAGGATAAAGGGCCTTTTACATGGGATAACACTGGAAGCATTATTACATTAAAAGGTAAAACAGCTAACTATCAATATAAAGTGGGTGAAAATATCCTCATTCAACTGGATATGGACGGAAAAGAAATTAACGGACCTAACCAGGATCTTTACATTTTCAAGAAAAAATAA
- a CDS encoding immunity 22 family protein: MDKEISHFWLGYFKNEEDFYDFVEEDENYYIDEETEDQYISKFAESQNIKWFDDDFIEYGFEDENLGIYEKFSEYSYADQWLPVLESKLNELSLDTPVNAIIFASRFVIPNPVSVDGEENKLYYIGEIEFDAEL; this comes from the coding sequence ATGGACAAAGAAATTTCACACTTCTGGTTAGGATATTTTAAAAATGAAGAAGACTTTTATGATTTTGTAGAAGAGGATGAAAATTATTACATAGACGAAGAAACTGAAGACCAGTATATCTCAAAGTTTGCAGAATCACAAAATATAAAATGGTTTGATGATGATTTTATTGAATATGGTTTTGAGGATGAGAACTTAGGGATCTACGAGAAGTTTTCTGAATATTCTTATGCTGACCAATGGCTTCCGGTGCTTGAAAGCAAGCTTAATGAGCTTAGCCTTGATACTCCTGTGAATGCAATTATTTTTGCCAGCAGATTTGTGATTCCCAATCCTGTTTCTGTAGATGGCGAGGAAAACAAACTTTATTATATTGGTGAGATAGAATTCGATGCTGAATTATAA
- the tssD gene encoding type VI secretion system tube protein TssD, with product MAERNSRGILKFNNGEGQKLLKMNYSVSRSTDVSGRVASDPSNALIKVTVEATEKSDILESLLNGKYKPTVGEIVFNKSHEEGTLITLKWENGYVIQHEVDFDAIDSNSMLISFVISAETIDYGTSQYAGLWPSSGK from the coding sequence ATGGCAGAAAGAAATTCAAGAGGAATCTTAAAATTCAACAATGGTGAAGGACAGAAGCTGTTAAAAATGAATTACAGCGTATCAAGATCTACAGACGTTTCAGGACGTGTAGCATCAGATCCTTCCAATGCATTAATCAAAGTTACCGTAGAAGCTACTGAAAAATCAGACATTCTGGAAAGCTTATTGAATGGGAAATACAAGCCTACAGTAGGAGAAATTGTATTTAACAAATCTCATGAAGAAGGAACATTGATTACCTTAAAATGGGAGAACGGATACGTTATTCAGCACGAAGTAGATTTTGATGCTATTGACAGCAACAGTATGCTGATCAGCTTTGTAATCAGTGCTGAAACCATTGACTACGGTACTTCTCAGTACGCTGGACTGTGGCCTTCATCTGGCAAATAA
- a CDS encoding protein phosphatase 2C domain-containing protein, with product MKFYSSLQIGDYHDLHCEDDLLIKKISSNKMVCAVMDGCSTAMDSHFASTLVGKLLRKIITECGYKELYEKDIQRNPDEQLKEIVKDLFKEISFLKKSLMLDEKELLTTLIIMLYDSAENKGIILSIGDGVVCVNGNITEFDRDNKPDYLAYHLHENFEDWYNSQHQKIFFDQLEDVSIATDGILTFSKVKKTVSEETINCIEYLMKDQNYEDTEEMLNKKIKKLEHHYGIKPTDDLAIIRLIKEPQPNM from the coding sequence ATGAAGTTCTATTCCTCATTACAAATCGGAGATTATCATGATCTCCATTGCGAAGATGATCTGCTGATCAAAAAAATAAGTTCAAATAAAATGGTCTGCGCTGTTATGGATGGCTGCTCCACAGCTATGGACAGTCACTTTGCCTCTACCTTGGTGGGGAAGCTTCTGCGCAAGATTATCACAGAATGTGGCTATAAAGAATTATATGAAAAAGATATTCAGCGAAACCCTGATGAGCAGCTTAAGGAAATTGTAAAAGATCTGTTCAAAGAAATTAGTTTTCTAAAAAAAAGTCTGATGCTTGATGAAAAAGAATTACTTACTACTCTGATCATTATGCTTTACGACAGTGCTGAAAACAAGGGGATAATTTTATCTATTGGTGATGGTGTTGTTTGTGTTAATGGAAATATCACTGAATTTGACAGGGACAACAAACCTGATTATCTGGCTTATCATCTTCATGAAAATTTTGAAGACTGGTATAATTCTCAGCATCAGAAAATATTTTTTGATCAACTGGAGGATGTATCGATTGCAACGGATGGTATTTTAACTTTTTCAAAAGTTAAAAAAACTGTTTCTGAAGAAACGATTAACTGTATCGAATATTTAATGAAAGACCAAAACTACGAAGACACTGAGGAAATGCTCAACAAGAAAATAAAAAAGCTAGAGCATCATTACGGAATAAAACCGACGGATGATCTGGCTATAATAAGATTGATAAAGGAACCTCAACCTAATATGTAA